The stretch of DNA AACCATTACGGACAAAGCGGCTGTGTACTGCTACAACATCATCTGCAATCACATCTTCTCCGATGGCAACAAACGGACCGGACTGGAAGCTGCGCTTGCTTTTCTGAAGCTAAACGGCCACCGGATAAGCCGGGAATTGCCCAAAGACGATCTGTATGATTTCATTTTGATAGTGGCCTCTGGTCAGTCCAGCTTAGACGAGTGCCGCGAGTGGTT from Spirosoma montaniterrae encodes:
- a CDS encoding type II toxin-antitoxin system death-on-curing family toxin, with the protein product MTYLDKEDITYINQRTVAEHGGNFMPPYNFLHEENLDYLLEAVQADMFDEPLYPTITDKAAVYCYNIICNHIFSDGNKRTGLEAALAFLKLNGHRISRELPKDDLYDFILIVASGQSSLDECREWFAANVVPFA